Proteins encoded by one window of Paenibacillus sp. DCT19:
- a CDS encoding SDR family oxidoreductase has product MKKEQPQWALITGASSGIGEVFAIDMASKGMNVVLVARSVSKLDNLAARIKRTYQVKAEVIVADLSQAEAPQQIYEECQRRGLQINMLINNAGFATHGLFEELDNMRQQEEIMLNVLAVTNMTHLFLPAMLQNRRGTVINVASTAAFQPDPYMAVYGATKAFVLSFTEALYEENRKRGVQFLALCPGSTDTSFFDIVGAEEASVGKRDTPQHVVQVAMKALKSGKSYAVPGSRNYWVAQFVRLIPRRQILQIAGNMLRPRNKSSKFQAQT; this is encoded by the coding sequence ATGAAAAAGGAACAGCCGCAATGGGCTCTTATTACAGGTGCTTCATCAGGAATTGGAGAGGTTTTTGCGATTGATATGGCATCGAAAGGGATGAATGTTGTCCTCGTAGCTAGATCTGTATCGAAGTTAGATAACCTCGCAGCACGAATTAAACGTACATATCAGGTCAAGGCAGAAGTTATTGTAGCCGATCTATCCCAAGCAGAAGCACCACAGCAAATATATGAGGAATGTCAGCGTCGTGGTCTTCAGATCAACATGTTAATTAACAATGCTGGATTTGCTACACACGGACTCTTTGAGGAGCTAGATAATATGCGGCAACAGGAGGAAATCATGTTGAATGTGTTGGCGGTAACCAACATGACCCATCTCTTCTTACCAGCTATGTTGCAGAATCGGAGAGGGACAGTTATTAATGTTGCTTCCACGGCTGCGTTCCAGCCTGATCCGTATATGGCCGTGTATGGGGCAACAAAAGCTTTTGTTCTATCTTTTACAGAGGCATTGTACGAAGAAAATCGGAAGCGTGGCGTTCAGTTTTTGGCGTTGTGTCCTGGCTCGACGGATACCTCCTTCTTTGATATCGTGGGTGCAGAAGAAGCCTCCGTTGGGAAACGGGATACACCCCAGCATGTGGTGCAGGTTGCAATGAAGGCGCTGAAATCGGGCAAATCTTATGCAGTACCAGGAAGTAGAAATTACTGGGTTGCTCAATTCGTTCGGCTCATACCGCGTAGACAGATACTACAGATCGCAGGTAACATGCTTCGTCCTCGTAACAAAAGCAGTAAGTTCCAGGCTCAGACGTAG
- a CDS encoding DUF4385 domain-containing protein: MKKFDYDLNYKELDLRKQPELYTVGRGEQGVLMVEPYKSEILPHWRFKTPEIATESSQKIYELFLEYKKQGDFVGMDMARKFLQMGYTRARRYTNHKGGRKYSKEDGSILPYQNDKVKAEAAAIFKAQWEIAKSDPDYVQMKKEHRENYEQADE, from the coding sequence ATGAAAAAGTTCGATTACGATCTGAATTACAAGGAGCTTGACCTGCGCAAGCAACCTGAACTGTATACCGTAGGACGCGGAGAGCAAGGTGTACTCATGGTTGAACCATACAAAAGCGAAATCCTTCCGCATTGGCGGTTCAAAACACCAGAGATTGCAACTGAATCCTCACAGAAGATCTATGAGCTGTTTTTGGAATATAAAAAACAAGGAGATTTTGTGGGGATGGACATGGCGCGCAAATTCCTCCAGATGGGATACACGCGTGCCAGAAGGTATACCAACCATAAAGGAGGCCGTAAATACTCAAAAGAGGATGGCTCCATTCTGCCGTATCAGAACGACAAGGTAAAAGCAGAGGCCGCAGCTATTTTCAAAGCACAATGGGAGATTGCCAAGTCTGATCCCGATTATGTGCAAATGAAGAAGGAGCACCGGGAAAACTACGAACAAGCCGACGAGTAG